One Marasmius oreades isolate 03SP1 chromosome 2, whole genome shotgun sequence DNA segment encodes these proteins:
- a CDS encoding uncharacterized protein (MEROPS:MER0005690), translating into MFSRFSQLPRSTSCARTIYPKKTLPHRTFTDANLGEDHDAYDFGSYTVVLPEEPFVFGVSHITPRNVPNSVRKPPYALARHHDTNTSTLVKREKLIRLGGVEEDGLRKSAGLAREVREFSGTLVKAGVTTNEIDGAIHEYILSRGAYPSPLHYRGFPKSCCTSVNNIIAHGIPDGRPLEDGDIVNIDITVYLNGYHGDTSQTWLVGDVDHPGRVLCEITTEAVQAGIDACGPGKHFKGIGRAIHDLVKRPFRGMEFCISQQFTGHGIGTEFHRPPWIWHHLNDEPGVMQPGHCFTIEPIIIQGKDPLGWLFPDGWTASTENCARGAQVEHMVLITDNGVDVLTR; encoded by the exons GTTGTGCTCGCACTATATATCCTAAAAAGACTCTCCCTCACAGAACCTTCACTGATGCTAATTTGGGGGAAGACCACGATGCGTACGATTTTGGGAGCTACACCGTCGTTCTACCGGAAGAACCTTTCGTGTTTGGTGTTTCCCATATAACTCCTCGGAATGTGCCAAACTCGGTACGGAAACCGCCCTATGCGCTGGCGCGTCATCATGATACGAACACATCCACACTggtgaagagagagaaactGATACGTCTCGGTGGAGTGGAGGAGGACGGGTTGAGAAAGTCGGCTGGCCTGGCAAGGGAGGTGCGAGAGTTTTCTGGGACGTTGGTGAAG GCTGGAGTCACGACGAATGAGATTGACGGTGCCatacatgaatatatccTTTCGCGTGGTGCGTATCCCTCACCGCTACATTATAGAGGGTTCCCGAAGTCGTGTTGTACTAG TGTGAATAATATCATTGCTCATGGAATACCGGATGG CCGTCCTTTAGAAGATGGAGACATCGTGAATATCGATATCACTGTTTATTTAAATGGGTACCACGGAGATACTTCCCAGACCTGGCTAGTCGGAGACGTG GATCATCCTGGGCGTGTTCTTTGTGAAATAACCACCGAAGCTGTTCAAGCCGGAATCGACGCGTGCGGACCAGGAAAACATTTCAAGGGGATAGGCCGAGCGATACATGATCTTGTCAAGAGACCGTTTCGAGGAATGGAGTTTTGTATCTCACAACAGTTCACTGGACACGGAATTGGAACAGAGTTCCACCGTCCCCCATGGATTTGGCATCATC TAAATGATGAGCCCGGTGTTATGCAACCTGGACACTGTTTCACTATCGAG CCGATCATCATACAGGGCAAGGATCCGCTCGGATGGTTGTTCCCGGATGGATGGACAGCTAGCACGGAG AACTGTGCAAGAGGTGCCCAAGTGGAACATATGGTTCTCATCACTGACAACGGTGTGGATGTTTTGACTCGATAA